Proteins from a single region of Bdellovibrio bacteriovorus HD100:
- a CDS encoding (deoxy)nucleoside triphosphate pyrophosphohydrolase — protein MTKQPVLVVAAVIQRQEDPEGRILVVRRGPDQSGAGFWEFPGGKVEAGEAPEQALAREITEELALNIRVHDLIGEVDFAYPSKTIRLRVYWASVKGGEDLVLTEHDDFRWQRAEEIDVMSLSAADRPFVEKILNGYGKR, from the coding sequence ATGACCAAGCAGCCGGTGTTAGTTGTAGCCGCCGTGATTCAAAGACAGGAAGACCCCGAGGGGCGTATTCTTGTGGTTCGCCGTGGCCCGGATCAGTCGGGGGCAGGGTTCTGGGAGTTCCCGGGTGGGAAGGTGGAGGCCGGAGAGGCTCCGGAGCAGGCCCTGGCCCGAGAGATCACCGAGGAGCTGGCCCTCAATATCCGGGTGCATGACCTGATTGGTGAAGTGGACTTTGCTTATCCGTCCAAGACCATTCGTCTCCGGGTGTATTGGGCGTCAGTAAAGGGTGGCGAGGATCTGGTATTGACCGAGCATGATGACTTCAGATGGCAGCGAGCTGAAGAAATTGATGTGATGTCCCTGTCGGCAGCGGATCGTCCGTTTGTAGAGAAGATTCTGAATGGTTACGGCAAAAGATAA
- a CDS encoding COX15/CtaA family protein, translated as MKRTQYKQFAFGLLVYTLLVILWGAWVRISHSGDGCGDTWPLCHGQLIPEAERGKTWVEYGHRLMSGIYGLVVIYFWWVARKLYPKGHYARKAALATLIFTISEALLGAKLVLFGLVTTNDTPYRAFIMALHQINSFLLTGSVALTYAAALLTEDLRIPTTQDRRYRLMPWVIVIIGITGAWASLSNSLFPTDNLLQGLMDDFSSESHFLVRLRGFHPVLALLGGGGLALFFWLKAQTTESQLVQKRSVQMSLLLIAGILFGIATLLLHAPVWMKIVHLALAHTIWVVLLQWVFFIRSNKLT; from the coding sequence ATGAAACGCACTCAATACAAGCAATTTGCATTTGGCCTGCTCGTTTACACCCTTCTGGTGATCCTTTGGGGTGCCTGGGTCAGAATTTCTCACTCTGGAGACGGCTGCGGCGACACCTGGCCACTGTGCCATGGGCAACTGATTCCAGAAGCTGAACGTGGAAAAACCTGGGTTGAGTACGGTCACCGTCTGATGTCCGGAATTTACGGCCTGGTGGTGATTTACTTCTGGTGGGTGGCACGCAAGCTTTATCCCAAAGGTCACTATGCCCGCAAAGCCGCTCTGGCCACTTTGATCTTCACCATTTCTGAAGCCCTGCTGGGAGCCAAGCTGGTTTTGTTCGGCCTGGTCACCACAAACGATACACCTTATCGCGCTTTCATCATGGCTTTGCACCAGATCAACTCTTTCCTACTGACCGGATCGGTGGCGCTGACTTATGCGGCGGCCTTGCTGACTGAAGATCTGCGAATTCCAACAACTCAGGATCGTCGCTATCGCCTGATGCCGTGGGTGATTGTCATAATCGGAATCACCGGCGCCTGGGCCTCCCTGTCCAACTCCCTGTTCCCGACGGACAATCTTCTGCAAGGGTTGATGGATGATTTCTCAAGCGAATCCCACTTCCTGGTCCGCCTTCGTGGGTTCCACCCGGTCCTGGCTTTGTTGGGTGGCGGCGGCCTTGCGCTGTTCTTCTGGCTGAAGGCGCAGACCACGGAATCCCAACTGGTGCAGAAACGCTCCGTACAAATGAGTCTGTTGTTAATTGCGGGAATTTTGTTTGGAATTGCGACGCTGCTTCTGCATGCGCCAGTGTGGATGAAAATCGTGCATCTGGCTTTGGCTCACACGATCTGGGTGGTGTTGCTGCAATGGGTGTTCTTCATCCGCAGCAACAAACTTACGTAG
- a CDS encoding thiol-disulfide oxidoreductase DCC family protein — MRNVVFFDGVCHLCNGFVDAVISKDKNHTFLFAPLQGTTAEEVLSAQDRTNLDTVIYFESGKLYYRSAAILKILTGLGGAYKLFGLAWIIPGPLRDVLYKLIAKNRYSWFGEREFCRLPTPAERSYLLP; from the coding sequence ATGCGAAATGTGGTCTTTTTTGATGGCGTCTGCCACCTTTGCAATGGTTTTGTCGATGCTGTGATCAGCAAGGACAAAAACCACACTTTCCTCTTTGCACCTTTGCAAGGAACGACCGCGGAAGAAGTTCTGAGTGCTCAGGACCGGACCAATCTTGATACAGTGATTTACTTTGAGTCAGGCAAACTTTATTACCGGTCCGCTGCCATTTTGAAGATCCTCACCGGCCTGGGTGGAGCTTACAAACTGTTTGGCCTGGCCTGGATCATCCCCGGCCCCTTGCGGGATGTGCTTTACAAACTGATCGCTAAAAACCGCTATTCCTGGTTTGGTGAACGTGAGTTTTGTCGCCTTCCCACCCCTGCAGAGCGCTCTTATCTTTTGCCGTAA
- a CDS encoding LON peptidase substrate-binding domain-containing protein, whose translation MEVFLFPLVNVTLFPRTTKPLNIFEPRYLSMIKEAVETQTPIAVGFIEDPSKVTPVRPGETVPFVREVAGYGYAQIIEERLNGTLLVFIQGQGKLRLGKVLDRGTPYMVCEGQIIPEKTVLEPSLRLELNSLHKILTRWIQTHIPDPAQRDIFMRNLTHPEEIVGSFASYLVRDYDLQQMVLEYDDINEKVHFLHRLMESNELTT comes from the coding sequence ATGGAAGTCTTTCTTTTTCCTCTAGTCAATGTGACCTTGTTCCCAAGGACAACTAAGCCTCTGAACATCTTTGAGCCCCGTTATCTTTCCATGATCAAGGAAGCTGTCGAGACCCAGACCCCGATTGCTGTGGGGTTTATTGAAGATCCTTCTAAAGTCACTCCAGTGCGTCCAGGAGAGACCGTTCCCTTTGTGCGTGAGGTCGCTGGATACGGGTATGCTCAGATTATCGAAGAGCGCCTGAACGGGACCCTTTTGGTCTTTATTCAGGGGCAGGGCAAGTTACGTCTGGGCAAGGTCCTTGATCGAGGGACTCCGTACATGGTTTGTGAGGGACAGATCATTCCAGAAAAAACCGTGCTTGAGCCCAGCCTAAGGTTGGAGCTGAATTCCCTGCATAAGATTCTGACCCGCTGGATCCAGACGCATATTCCGGACCCGGCTCAGAGGGATATTTTTATGAGAAACCTCACCCACCCCGAAGAGATTGTGGGGAGTTTTGCATCCTATCTGGTGCGTGATTACGATTTGCAGCAGATGGTTCTGGAATACGACGACATCAACGAGAAGGTGCACTTCCTGCACCGTCTGATGGAGTCCAACGAACTGACTACGTAA